Part of the Diprion similis isolate iyDipSimi1 chromosome 4, iyDipSimi1.1, whole genome shotgun sequence genome is shown below.
GCTTTTGCTAAAGCACAGCGGCTGCAGGAGGAATGCTTGACTCAAAGgtgaagaaagaataaaaaacaacttcATTCCGACAGGTTCTTCTCGGCGAAATAGCGGATCCTGGCCTACGGGGCATCCTGGTCGGCGCACCCTTCGCCACCTATAGTTTCGGAATTCTCCTGGTATACGCCCTCGGCGCAAACTTCACGTGGAGAACCGTGGCCTTCTGCGGAATAATTCTCCCCGGTCTGGCTCTCGTCGCTCTTTGCCTCAGTCCTGAGAGCCCCGTGTGGCTTGTCAGGCGGCGGAAAACCGAGGCTGCCAGAAAAGCTCTATCATGGTTTCGCGGTGCGGACGTGATGCAGGTAAGCCAGCAGCGATCACTATCTCCTCACTATTACCGCGTGGCCAAAATTTTATCTCggactaattgtaagcaagctttcgacaatttttttttttcgacaataaAGAATACCAAACAGTAAATTcatgataaataaatctgtaaGATATAGAAGTTGGGTCGATATTTCGAATGACCGATATATCGAAGTTTCAatcatgcgaaaataaaataacaaaatatgaattgttcgaaagtCAAGATTATTTTCCcttgtttgaaattatttcgatatatcgactcttccaagttttgacctcACCCTAAAAGCTCTCCACTGTCTCAGGTGAAAACGGAAATGGCCCAACTTGAGTCGAGAGCCAGAGAAGACATCGCTCGAATATCATCAACGGCCACTTTGCGTCAGCAAGCATCATCGGCGTTGTCGAATATCCTGAGTCCCGGAGTCATCAAGCCTCTGGCGATAATAAATGTCTTCAATTTCCTCCAGATGTTGTCCGGAACATACGTTTTCGTCTTTTACGCCGTTGAATTCATCAGGGAAATGGGTAACGAATCAATCTTCACATCGAAAACATCTTCACCtcttttcaacaaattctCCTCTCTACTCAATAACTACTTCCCGCATGACAGCAGACGATGAATTTCCACGGTTTCCTTATTAACGGACAAACTTTGTCCCAATAATTCCGCAGAGGGTGACGGTGTGGATCACTATCTTGTGGCAGTAATCACGGCCGTTGTGAGGTTCGTTTTTTGCCTCGTCTCCTGCGTCCTGCTGCTCACCACGGGCCGAAGAGTTTTGGGAATCGTTTCTGCACTCGGAACAGCCGTCACATCATTGGTCCTGGCGGGATACCTGCTTGCCAGGAAAGGGCAGCCGACGACCGACGCAGATGTGAGTAATTCACGCTTGGCTCTTGACCCTCGTGatcctctttattttttcaaaacgcgAATAACTTCGGCGGAACCACGGATTgtgagaaaaagttttatttgtaGCAGCTACACATACGTAGTCTGggactattttcattttttactataacTAATTGTAGGTTTCGGAGGTGCGACAAAAAAATCTAGCATATAATGTATCGCTATTCTTTCAATTATCAGGGTggccacaaatttttggaaataaattttcatggtatttccaggttttccaggaCCTAAAACCTAGTTTTCCCTAAAATTTTCTCGATTCTAGTCAGTTACTAAAACCTAAGTCGTCCACCTTATTAACTTTATAatcgattcaaattcaattcaaattgaagATAATCATaatgtagaaaaaagttagtttgAGCCAATTTCTTTCCTCGTCGGAAAGAAGTAAACTTgtttcctgaaaaaaaatgatttctaattcccatgatagaaaactgatattttcattttttttccacgaccaaattaaaaatcccccgacatttccatgttttccaggttttccaagTGTGTGACCACCCTGATTGTAGCCATTTGACCTTATTTTTAGCTTTGTATCTCAACTTTCAGtgcaaaaataaatcgatGTTATCGAATAAAGTTTTTCTCGGCGTAATAAAAAGCATTTTTCGAATTCGCAGATGTACGTAGTCGGCACCTGCATAATCGTTTATGTCAGCGCGAACACGGTGGGCCTTCTAACATTGCCGGGCCTGATGGTGGGTGAGCTTTTGCCCCAACACGCCCGGGGAATAGGCGGCGGTTGCACGTTCTTCCTGTTCAACTTGACTCTCTTCGGAGTGACAAAGGTCTTCCCAGGGGTGAGTGGAAATTTCCTAATTAGTCTAGAGAAACAGCGAAAGTCACGATCCAACGTGTTACTACCGGTGCAGAGCTGGGTAGGTTTGAACAGAAGCTTTGTTTCCAACCCCGAGGGAATTCTCGGCTCTGAACCGCGGTGAAACAATGTGCCTGTATACGTTACGCGATGAATCTCGATCTTTAAATTTATCCGTTTTCAAAAGTTCCCCCTCTTCGTCGTCTCAtcgaattcgattttttagGTCAAAGGCGCAATCGGCATGACTGGAATTTTCACGGTATTTGGCGCCTCGGCACTTTTGGAAGCTGTATTTGTCTACGTAGCGTTGCCGGAAGCGAAGG
Proteins encoded:
- the LOC124405805 gene encoding facilitated trehalose transporter Tret1-2 homolog isoform X3, giving the protein MALVKPILADRMEKGLGHHAQMLLNSGFPRVLGPITKKGGEKVFPGRKHGAHISVVATKHQYSSNPRGVFAQCLVTGAVLLLTAGCGMPIGYSAILLPKLAKTNGSLQVDEDLGSWIASVHSLAAPFGSLLSGPLMDAIGRRGALQISAIPLAVGWIVMGLAQNITCIIAGRIMSGFAVGLVVVPGQVLLGEIADPGLRGILVGAPFATYSFGILLVYALGANFTWRTVAFCGIILPGLALVALCLSPESPVWLVRRRKTEAARKALSWFRGADVMQVKTEMAQLESRAREDIARISSTATLRQQASSALSNILSPGVIKPLAIINVFNFLQMLSGTYVFVFYAVEFIREMEGDGVDHYLVAVITAVVRFVFCLVSCVLLLTTGRRVLGIVSALGTAVTSLVLAGYLLARKGQPTTDADMYVVGTCIIVYVSANTVGLLTLPGLMVGELLPQHARGIGGGCTFFLFNLTLFGVTKVFPGFPLFVVSSNSIF
- the LOC124405805 gene encoding facilitated trehalose transporter Tret1-2 homolog isoform X2; the protein is MVENVMNSMVRMGEGHHAQMLLNSGFPRVLGPITKKGGEKVFPGRKHGAHISVVATKHQYSSNPRGVFAQCLVTGAVLLLTAGCGMPIGYSAILLPKLAKTNGSLQVDEDLGSWIASVHSLAAPFGSLLSGPLMDAIGRRGALQISAIPLAVGWIVMGLAQNITCIIAGRIMSGFAVGLVVVPGQVLLGEIADPGLRGILVGAPFATYSFGILLVYALGANFTWRTVAFCGIILPGLALVALCLSPESPVWLVRRRKTEAARKALSWFRGADVMQVKTEMAQLESRAREDIARISSTATLRQQASSALSNILSPGVIKPLAIINVFNFLQMLSGTYVFVFYAVEFIREMEGDGVDHYLVAVITAVVRFVFCLVSCVLLLTTGRRVLGIVSALGTAVTSLVLAGYLLARKGQPTTDADMYVVGTCIIVYVSANTVGLLTLPGLMVGELLPQHARGIGGGCTFFLFNLTLFGVTKVFPGVKGAIGMTGIFTVFGASALLEAVFVYVALPEAKGRTLQEIEDYFQEGNVLWVTRKKQPKINSATTPLVNV
- the LOC124405805 gene encoding facilitated trehalose transporter Tret1-2 homolog isoform X1, with the translated sequence MALVKPILADRMEKGLGHHAQMLLNSGFPRVLGPITKKGGEKVFPGRKHGAHISVVATKHQYSSNPRGVFAQCLVTGAVLLLTAGCGMPIGYSAILLPKLAKTNGSLQVDEDLGSWIASVHSLAAPFGSLLSGPLMDAIGRRGALQISAIPLAVGWIVMGLAQNITCIIAGRIMSGFAVGLVVVPGQVLLGEIADPGLRGILVGAPFATYSFGILLVYALGANFTWRTVAFCGIILPGLALVALCLSPESPVWLVRRRKTEAARKALSWFRGADVMQVKTEMAQLESRAREDIARISSTATLRQQASSALSNILSPGVIKPLAIINVFNFLQMLSGTYVFVFYAVEFIREMEGDGVDHYLVAVITAVVRFVFCLVSCVLLLTTGRRVLGIVSALGTAVTSLVLAGYLLARKGQPTTDADMYVVGTCIIVYVSANTVGLLTLPGLMVGELLPQHARGIGGGCTFFLFNLTLFGVTKVFPGVKGAIGMTGIFTVFGASALLEAVFVYVALPEAKGRTLQEIEDYFQEGNVLWVTRKKQPKINSATTPLVNV